In Deltaproteobacteria bacterium, the sequence CTCGCCGGTGGCGGGCAGCGGCGTGATCGAGGCGATCGGTGCGGCCTCGAACAGCACGGTGCCGTGCTCGAGATCGGCGTCGTAGTCGTTGCCGCCCCACATGCGCCACGCGCTGCGATCGAGCGCCTGCTCGACCGGCACACGGCCGATGCGACACACGTGGGTGCCGCGGTGCTCGTCGCAGGCGAAGCTGTACAGGTGGTCGCCCTCGATGTGCGGGCTGATGCCGAACGACGGATCGCCCGCGCGGAACATCAGCGTGGGATGCTCGGCACCGGCATCGATCTCGGGTCGGCGCACGACCGCGTCGAGCCGGTCCCAGATCGCGATCGATCCGCCCGCGCCCTCGAAATTGAACGGGCCCGGCTCGGCGTAGATCAGACCGTAGAAGATCAGCGCCCGGTCGCGATCGACGTCGTAGACCGGCGCGCTCGGCCATGCGGCCCAGCGCGCGCCGCATGGCGTCTGCGCACAGGGGTCGCCCAGGTGGGCGTCGTTGAACGCCTTCTCGGCTGGGGTCGGCGGCACGAGGTACAGCGGCGCACCGACGGCATCCAGCGGCTCATGCAATCCCGAGATGCCATCGCTCGCATCGAGGTCAGCGGTGATCGAAAACGAGTTGTGGTGCCAGTTCTGTCCGTCGACGTCGGGCACCCGCAGCACCGTGTCGCCGAAGGTCCACACGTCGTGGCCCCACAGCACTGCACTGGGCCCGCCGTCGCGCCCGTCGATCAGGCCGCTGTCGCCGAGCACGCCGATCTCGCGGGCCTCGACGACCTCAGGGCCGGATGGTGCGACCGCCTCGCACGCGAGCGCGAGGAGCAAGGCGGCCCAGTGCGAGCGACGACGCATCGACGAGACGGTAGTCCGCCATCACCGGCGATGGATCCGTGCCCGCGCGGATGCGAGGGTGCCCCCGATCCACCGCCCTCGGCCGCCGGCCGCCGGGCCGGGCCCGCAGCGCGGGACGCCCGGCTACGCTCACGCCGCCGTCACGAACACCTCGCGCGGCGTGGTGCCGCGCGCAGGCCCGATCACGCCGCGCTCTTCCATGCACTCGACGATCTTCGCCGCCCGGTTGTAGCCGATGCCCAACCGCCGCTGCAGCATGCTGGTCGACACCTTCTGCGCCTCGGCGACGATCTCGACCGCGCGGTCGTACATCGGATCGAGGTTCTCGTCGGCGTCGCCCATCTCGCCCTCGTCGTCGCGCTTGCGGACGATGTCCATGTTGTAGACCGGCTTGGCCTGGCGCTTGACGAACTCGACGACCTTGAGGATCTCGTCCTCGGAGACATAGCAGCCGTGCACGCGCTGGGCTTGCATGCCGCGGTCCATGTGCAGCATGTCGCCCATGCCGAGCAGCTGCTTGGCACCCTTGCCGTCGAGGATCGTACGGCTATCGACCTCGCTCGTGACCTGGAACGCGATGCGTGAGGGGAAGTTGTTCTTGATGGTGCCGGTGATGACATCGACGCTGGGTCGCTGGGTCGCGACGATGAGGTGCAGGCCCGCCGCACGCGCCTTGGCGGCGATGCGAGCGACGCACTGCTCGACCTCCTTGCTCGCGACCATCATCAGGTCCGCGAACTCGTCGATGATCACCACGATGTACGGCAGCTTGCTCGGACGCTCGGGCATGTCGACACCGCCGGTGACGGTGTGCGGGTTGCCCTCGGCGTCGAATGACGTGCCCGAGAGCTTGCTGCCCAGCGCGCCGTCTTCACCGTGCTCGGCCGCGTCACGGGCGACCTCGGCGGCCGCGAGCTCGAGCTGCGCCTTCTCCTTGTCCCAGTCGGCCTGCAGCTCGGCGAGCTTGCGGTTGTAGCCAGCGATGTCTCGGACCTGCGCCTCCGAGAGCAGCGTATAGCGGCGCTCCATCTCCTGCACCGCCCAGCGCAGCGCCAGCGCGGCCTTCTCGGGGTCGGTGACGACCGGCAACAGCAGGTGCGGGATGCCCTCGTAGATCGAGAGCTCGAGCATCTTCGGATCGATCATCACCATGCGCACGTCCTCGGGCGTGCAGGTGTAGAGCAGCGAACACACCATGGCGTTGACGCCGACCGACTTGCCCGAGCCGGTCGCACCGGCGACCAACAGGTGAGGCGCCTTGGCGAGGTCGGTGAATGTCACGTGGCCGGTGATGTCCTTGCCGAGCGCCAGCGGCAGCTTGTTGCCGGCGCCGAAGTTCTCGGCCGCCAGGATCTCCTTGATGTAGACGGTCTCGCGGGTCTTGTTGGGCACCTCGAAGCCGACGGTGGCCTTGCCCGGAATCGGCGCGAGGATGCGGATCCGCAGCGCCTCGAGGGCCATCGCGATGTCGTTCTCGAGGCTCTCGATCTTGGAGAGCTTCACGCCGGCCTCGGGCTTGAACTCGTAGCGCGTGATGACCGGACCGGGGTGGATCTTGGTGACCTTGCCCTTGATGCGGAACTCCGCCAGCGCGGCGACCAGGCGCTGCGCCTGCTCGAGCACGAAGTTGCGATCGAAGTCGCTGACCGTCGCCTCGGCGGCCTCGAACAGCTGCAGCGGCGGGAGCTCGTAGGCACCCTGGGTGAGGCGGATGACGCCGGGAATCGCCGACTCCGGCCGACGTGGTGCGGGCGGCACCAGCTTGGGCGTCGACGCGGCGACCTTCGCGAGTTCCTCGGGACGCGGGGGCGCAGCCTTCTTGGGCTTCGCCGGATCGGCCACTGCACCCACGACGATCTCGGGCACATCCTCGCCTTTGCGCGGCGCCTTCGCAGCGGCCGGCTTGGCGGCCGTCTTGCGCTTGCTTGCGGAACGGGCGGAGGTCTCGTCGTCGTCGCCTTCGTCGTCGAGCTCGTCCTCGGCCTCACCCTCGGCGGCTTCGTCCTCGTCCTCGTCCTCTTCGTCCTCGTCTTCTTCTTCTTCCTCTTCTTCTTCCTCCTCCGCTTCCTCCTCGTCCTCCGCTTCCTCCTCGTCTTCTTCTTCCTCTTCGTCCTCTTCGTCCTCGTCGTCCGCGACCGCCGCCACCACACGGGGCTTGGCCGGCGCACGACGTCGGCTCGGCGCGGGTGCCTCGGCGCGCGGCTTGGCGGCGACCGCCGC encodes:
- a CDS encoding DUF4185 domain-containing protein; its protein translation is MRRRSHWAALLLALACEAVAPSGPEVVEAREIGVLGDSGLIDGRDGGPSAVLWGHDVWTFGDTVLRVPDVDGQNWHHNSFSITADLDASDGISGLHEPLDAVGAPLYLVPPTPAEKAFNDAHLGDPCAQTPCGARWAAWPSAPVYDVDRDRALIFYGLIYAEPGPFNFEGAGGSIAIWDRLDAVVRRPEIDAGAEHPTLMFRAGDPSFGISPHIEGDHLYSFACDEHRGTHVCRIGRVPVEQALDRSAWRMWGGNDYDADLEHGTVLFEAAPIASITPLPATGEWLAVYSPPFDTTIVARTAPTRTGPWSAPSRVYRVPAGEPAPYDAQHHAELAEDGGVVQYVTYSRPTEGWFGSEFAIVRVELVP
- a CDS encoding DNA translocase FtsK 4TM domain-containing protein codes for the protein MANRRGKTRTATPSNSGTARSWTEFFGVALVAGGVLTLGGLFSYQTGTGAWMGPVGHLLASALYASLGMASYLVALGVLATGVQSLLGRGVELSLSDAVGFTIATIAGCVLLHVSFPHYRVHGYTAGGLGGELVGEVCMGLFHRAGTYLVAGTVMCIGLIASTPLSTAHLVRAARVIGRGVASLTRYLVEGARALLVSAREGDPETAAAVAAKPRAEAPAPSRRRAPAKPRVVAAVADDEDEEDEEEEEDEEEAEDEEEAEEEEEEEEEEDEDEEDEDEDEAAEGEAEDELDDEGDDDETSARSASKRKTAAKPAAAKAPRKGEDVPEIVVGAVADPAKPKKAAPPRPEELAKVAASTPKLVPPAPRRPESAIPGVIRLTQGAYELPPLQLFEAAEATVSDFDRNFVLEQAQRLVAALAEFRIKGKVTKIHPGPVITRYEFKPEAGVKLSKIESLENDIAMALEALRIRILAPIPGKATVGFEVPNKTRETVYIKEILAAENFGAGNKLPLALGKDITGHVTFTDLAKAPHLLVAGATGSGKSVGVNAMVCSLLYTCTPEDVRMVMIDPKMLELSIYEGIPHLLLPVVTDPEKAALALRWAVQEMERRYTLLSEAQVRDIAGYNRKLAELQADWDKEKAQLELAAAEVARDAAEHGEDGALGSKLSGTSFDAEGNPHTVTGGVDMPERPSKLPYIVVIIDEFADLMMVASKEVEQCVARIAAKARAAGLHLIVATQRPSVDVITGTIKNNFPSRIAFQVTSEVDSRTILDGKGAKQLLGMGDMLHMDRGMQAQRVHGCYVSEDEILKVVEFVKRQAKPVYNMDIVRKRDDEGEMGDADENLDPMYDRAVEIVAEAQKVSTSMLQRRLGIGYNRAAKIVECMEERGVIGPARGTTPREVFVTAA